Genomic window (Jeotgalibaca ciconiae):
GAATGTGAATGGTGTACCGTTGAAGCTAGTAGATACTGCTGGGATACGAGAGACAGATGATATAGTGGAACAGATCGGAGTAGAACGCAGCCGTAAAGCATTGATGGAAGCAGACTTAATTCTACTGTTAATCAACCAAAGTGAAACACTAGCGGAAGAAGACAAAGAATTACTTCACCTGACACAAGATATGAATCGAATTATTTTATTGAACAAGAGTGACTTAGCTCCTCAAGTGTCTGTGGATGAATTAGCAGAGTGGAGTAGTCCTGAAAATGTGATTACTACTTCTATGCTAGAGCAAACCGGACTCGATCAATTAGAAAAACAAATCTCTGAGATGTTCTTCGCCGGTGAAACAGGTGAGCAAGATGCTACTTATATTTCAAATGTTCGTCACATTGCATTGTTGCACGAAGCGCAAGAAGCATTAGCAGAAGTCATCTCTGGAATTGAAATGGATATGCCAGTAGACCTTGTTCAGATTGACTTTACAAGAGCGTGGGAATTACTCGGTGAAATTACCGGAGATACGGTACAAGATGAATTGCTGACACAATTGTTTAGTCAATTCTGCCTTGGAAAATAAGAGGAATTGAGCGACGGATTGACAGTTGCAAGTCGAATATTGTTTTCAACTGCGGGTTTTGGCCGAAAAACGTCACTTGCAAACAAAATTTTATTTTCAACTACGGTTTTTGGTTCTTTTTGAACACTTGCAAATCTAATTTCGTTTTCAACTGTCATTTTAAAAAAATTGAGAAGATAAAAGCACGTCAGAATAGAGATAAAAAAATGTCTATATATAGAAGGGAAAAAACGAATGAATCGATATGAAGCTGGAAAATTTGATGTAATCGTTGTTGGTGCAGGACATGCTGGATCAGAAGCTGCTTTAGCGGCTGCTCGTATGGGAAGTTCAACGGTACTATTGACGATTGATTTAGATATGATTGCCTTTATGCCATGTAATCCCTCGATTGGCGGCCCTGCTAAAGGAGTCGTTGTTCGTGAAGTGGATGCACTTGGCGGCGAGATGGGGCGTAACATTGATAAGACTTACGTGCAAATGCGGATGTTGAACACAGGAAAAGGTCCTGCTGTCCAAGCATTACGTGCACAAGCAGACAAAAATGAATATGCACAAGAAATGAAAAAAACACTTGAAAAACAAGAAAATCTCTTACTACGTCAAGGGATTGTAGAAGAATTAATCGTGGAAGATGGCGTTGTTCAAGGCGTGGTCACCCACACCGGTGCAGTATATCGCGCGGAAGCTGTCGTTTTGACAGCTGGAACCTCTTCTCGAGGGCAAATTATTATCGGAGAATTAAAATATTCTTCCGGTCCGAATAACTCGCAACCATCGATTAAATTATCTGAAAATTTATTGGACTTAGGTTTTGATTTGGCACGGTTTAAAACAGGAACGCCGCCTCGAATTCTGGCTTCTTCCATTGATTATTCAAAAACAGAAGAACAACCGGGAGATTTAGAGCCGAATCACTTTAGTTACTCATCAAAAGATGAAGATTACTTACAAGATCAGCTATCTTGCTGGCTGACTTATACAGGAACAGAAGCGCATCAAATTATTCGTGATAATTTACACCGTGCACCGATGTTTACGGGAATTGTTGAAGGAGTAGGCGCTCGTTACTGTCCTTCCATTGAAGATAAAGTGGTTCGTTTTAGCGACAAACCGCGCCATCAATTATTCTTAGAGCCCGAAGGACGCAATACAGAAGAAGTATATGTTCAAGGACTTTCTTCTTCTTTACCAGAAGAGGTACAGTTGGATGTATTGCATTCGATTGACGGCTTGGAAAATGCAAAAATGATGCGGACCGGTTATGCGATCGAATACGATGTCGTTAAACCACATCAACTTCGTCCGTCACTGGAAACAAAATTAGTGAAAAACTTATACACTGCTGGTCAAATGAATGGAACTTCAGGTTATGAAGAAGCTGCCGGTCAAGGAATTATTGCAGGAATTAATGCCGCGCTTGCTGTTCAAGGAAAAGAACCATTGGTATTGAAACGAAGCGACGGCTATATCGGTGTCATGATTGATGATTTAGTAACAAAGGGAACGCTTGAGCCTTACCGCTTATTGACATCTCGTGCAGAGTACCGTTTATTGTTACGTCATGATAATGCAGATATCCGTTTATCAGAAATCGGGCACGAAATCGGTTTGCTACCGGAAGAACGCTATCAAGCATACATTGAGAAGCAAGTAGCAGTAGAAGCGGAAATTGCCCGAATCAAATCGATTCGTTTAAAACCAACTGCCGAGCTACAAGCTTTCCTAGAATCCCGTAATTCTGCCGCATTAAAAGACGGATTCTTGTTCAGTGATTTATTGAAGCGTCCAGAGTTAGACTACGCTGCTTTGTATCCTTTTGCGCCGCTTGAAGAAGAGTTGCCAAAAGAAGTTATTAGCCAAATTGAAATCCAAATCAAATACGAAGGCTACATTAAAAAAGCAGTCGCAAAAGTGGATAAATTGAAAAAAATGGAAGAAAAACGCATTCCAGAAAACATCGATTACGATGCCATCAACGGGATTGCGACAGAAGCCAAAGACAAATTGAAAAAAATCCAACC
Coding sequences:
- the mnmG gene encoding tRNA uridine-5-carboxymethylaminomethyl(34) synthesis enzyme MnmG: MNRYEAGKFDVIVVGAGHAGSEAALAAARMGSSTVLLTIDLDMIAFMPCNPSIGGPAKGVVVREVDALGGEMGRNIDKTYVQMRMLNTGKGPAVQALRAQADKNEYAQEMKKTLEKQENLLLRQGIVEELIVEDGVVQGVVTHTGAVYRAEAVVLTAGTSSRGQIIIGELKYSSGPNNSQPSIKLSENLLDLGFDLARFKTGTPPRILASSIDYSKTEEQPGDLEPNHFSYSSKDEDYLQDQLSCWLTYTGTEAHQIIRDNLHRAPMFTGIVEGVGARYCPSIEDKVVRFSDKPRHQLFLEPEGRNTEEVYVQGLSSSLPEEVQLDVLHSIDGLENAKMMRTGYAIEYDVVKPHQLRPSLETKLVKNLYTAGQMNGTSGYEEAAGQGIIAGINAALAVQGKEPLVLKRSDGYIGVMIDDLVTKGTLEPYRLLTSRAEYRLLLRHDNADIRLSEIGHEIGLLPEERYQAYIEKQVAVEAEIARIKSIRLKPTAELQAFLESRNSAALKDGFLFSDLLKRPELDYAALYPFAPLEEELPKEVISQIEIQIKYEGYIKKAVAKVDKLKKMEEKRIPENIDYDAINGIATEAKDKLKKIQPETIAQASRISGVNPADISVLMVYVQSGRYTVLENSI